DNA from Metabacillus flavus:
AGGCAGTGTCTATATAATGAAGAAGATATTGGACGGTTAAAGACGGACGCGGCCCGGGAAAAAGTACTGAAGATCAATCCTGACATCAGCATGACTGTCCAGGATTTGGAGATTAGCTCGTACATGGACCTGCTTCCCATCCTTGAAGGGGCGGATGTGGTCATCAATATGATTGACCAGCCGGCTATCAGTTCCCTGCGATGGGTCAGTGCCGCTTGTGTAAAGCTAAATATTCCTTATTATAGCGGGGGAGTCAATCACCAAATCGTCCAGCTTGACCGGGTCATTCCTGCGAATGGGGATCCTTGCTATGATTGTTTGCTGATTCATACCATGTCGCTGCACCGGGATTCCGTTTACCGTCTGAAGGAAAGCTACGGAAAGATCTTTTCAAACGTCAACACCGGGTTTGGCCCGAACGTATCGTTATTAACCGGACTTATGATTACAGATGCAGCAAAGCTTCTTACCGGAATCTCTCCTGTATCCAAACCGATGCTGACAATGGATCTCTCAGATTTAACACTTGAACAGAGTGAGTTCGGAACAGGAAGGCTTGCCTGCTGTCCGACGTGCTCAGGCTCATTTGAACAGCTGGCTTCATTTGAGGAGCTTCAAAAGCTGGCAGAACGGGAATTGACAGAAGCATGAGCAGCGCGCTTACCCTTCAATCCATTGTCGACTGCTCCCACCTTTCCATCCAGCCGGAAGGAGATGAATTTTCCATTGGGGATTCATCTATTGGGGAATTCCTGCGGGTTCCTGAAGTCGCCGTTGATGTTGTGAGGCTCCTGGATGGAAAGAATACATTGCTGCAGGTGAAAGAGAAAATTGACCGTAAATACGGGGAAGATGTGGACGTCCTTGATTTTGTCGAGATGCTGAAGGAATGCGATTTGATTTATAAAATCGATTCAGAGGTGCTGAATGATTCTTTTCGTAAAGAAGTTAATCCTGTCTTATTCAAATTAGGCAGCCTTTTCTTCAGCAAGACAGCCAACCTTTTGTATGTGGTTTCTTTCGCAGCGCTAATTCTTTTACTCTTTCTCTATCCATCTCTCATCCCTACATTCCGGGATATGTTTGTCTTTGAGCCAGTCGGATTGAGCGGATTGATTTTCCTTGTGGCAGGCTGGGGCCTTACCATGATTCATGAATTCGCCCATCTGCTTGCCGCCTCCAAAGAAAAAGTCCATTCGAAGATAAGGCTTAATTTAAGAATGATTTTCCTCGTTGCTGAAACCGATATGACAGGGCTTTGGGGAAAACCTAAGAAGAACCGATATGTTCCATTTTTAGCCGGCATGGCCTGGAATACCGTCATTGCCCTCGTGTGCTTTGCGGTTCAGCTGCTCTCTTCTTCAGAACTGGTGTTTTCTTTTGCAAGAATGATTGCGCTGATTGCTTTATATGGCTTTGTATGGCAATTCATCATTTTCCTCCGAACAGACATTTATTATGTCATCTCAAATTGGAAGAACACATCCGCCATGCATGAACACAGTCTCATGTTTTTACGGAAAACCGTTCTGCGGAAAGAACCGGCAGAATGGGCGTCCCTTCCGCTTCATGAAAAAAACCATGCAAAATGGTTTGGTGTCCTTTATATTATCGGAGGCTTTATATCTGTGACCTTAACCCTTTATATTCAAGTTCCTGCCCTTTGGTATACCCTTTCTTATGCAATCCGGTCGCTAAGCACCTACACCTACAGCTCCTACTATTTCTGGGACAGCCTGATGGTCGTAAGCGTTGGTGCCATAGAGCTGGTCATCTGGCTGGTTGGATTGAACAATGCGCGAAAAGAACGGATTGCGCAGCGAAACAATCCCGCCAATCGGGAGCAGGAAGCTGTATGAATACCAATTCTCAACCGAAATAAAGCAAGAGATTCTTGCTTTATTTTTTTACAACCCATTCTGAACATACCCTTCCCTGTCCTTTGCAGCCTAAGAGTCCCTGATATGTTTAAGAAAGAAAGGAAAACAAATGGACTTTTCAAAAATCGGCAAAGAAATCTATTTCCTGAGAAAGGCCATCGGCATGTCTCAAAAAGAGCTAGCAGAAGGCATTTGTTCTCAAGCTCAAATCAGCAAAATCGAAAAAGGCGATGTCTATCCGTATGCCCCTACCCTCTACCTCATTGCCCAAAGGCTTGGAGTGGACGTCAGTTATTTCTTCAATATAGCCACTACTTTAAATTATCATTATGTACTAGAAGTGGAGTCACAGTTAACTGTATTAAGACGTGAAGAGAAATACGCAGAGATTCAAAAACTCGTACAGACTGAGAAAAAAAACCCGCTTTACAAAACCACCCCTTCCTATCAGCAGCTGCTTATTTGGCACGATGCCATCGGGCTATTCAATATCGCCCAAAAGGAGGAAGAGGCGATTGCTCTGCTTGATCAAGCCATCTCCCTCACAAGCTTCACATCCAAAATCATGACCGAACGCGAAATGGAAATCCTCAACACAAAATGCGTCTTTCTGCTTGAATTGGAAGATTACAAACAGCTGGCACAGCAGCACCAAGCCATTATTCAGCACCTCGAACGCGTGCCAAATCTGACAGATAAAACACTTAAAACAAGAATCTACTTCAACTGCGCCAAAGCAAAATTCAAGCTGGGGAACCACCATGACTCGATTCAGCTCTGCCATAAAGCCATTCAATGGTGTTTGAGTGCCTACTCTCTTTATCTTCTGCCGGAACTTCACTATTTAATGGGCCAAAACTACAACTGTTTAAACGACTCTTATCAGGCAGGCAATTATTTGAGAAAAGCCCGGGATTATTTTGAGCTGCTTGGCAGGGGCGGATGCAAAATGATGGCGGAGAGAGATTTAGAGCATACTGGCAGAAAGGAACAGTCTGGAAGGTAAGACGTTTCTGTTTTTTTTCGAAGGTAGAAAATTAAAAGGTCTATAAAACACACAAAAACCCACTGGATGGTAATTGCCCAGCGGGTTTTCTTCTATCAAACTCCTCAAGCCACTTCCTCATCCAATATCGCCGCACTTGACCTTGATCAATCGTTTCAAAGTACTTATCTGCTGTTTCTCAAGAACAAAAAAACCTCAGAGATTTCCCTCTGAGGAGCTATTTTTGTAAATCTGGTTTTCCTATTTTCTTACCTTCATGAGGGTGGTTCAAAGATAACAATCCTACATTGAATTCAGCAGTCAAAATTGTAACTAAGTGAGTTCAACTAGATATTTTCTTTAACATTAGTAATATCACACTTTCCAACATGTATCTCATAGCACTGTTCTTCAAAAAACATCTGTACAACCGTTCCCGTAGACTTATCAGCAATTAGGAAGCTATTCGATTCAGACGTATTCCAAAGTTCTCCGATAGCTTTGGTATAATCCAAGACCTGAACGTTTGCCCATACAGGCTCTGGACATTTTGGAACAACGATTAACCATTCTTTTTTTTCTTTAAGAAAGCTTAAAGTATTTTCAATCCATAAAATTGTATTATTCTCCAAATCACTTACTGATTTAGTATAAGTAGCTTTAGAATCAATTCTTCGAAACTCTTTTAACTTTGATTCAAACACTTGTAACCAAGTGGAATCATGCTCTTCAATATCTATTAATTCTAAATAAGTAAGCTGCTGCATAACTTTCTTAGCAGTCATTAATGATATTTTACGTCGAATCATTTCATTACGCATGTCATATCTTCCTTATCTTTTATTTATAGTATATATCGTGGTCTCCATTAGGACCGTATATATTATCATACCTCTCTTTTTTAAAATCATAATTAAATTGATTTGCTTGTCTATTGGGCCTACCTGCATGTGTATGCACTCTTCCATCATTTGTGTGCTCAGCAATAACCCTTTTTCCTTGAGGTGTATTGTACTCGTAGTAACGTCCGTGGTGTGTTGGGTTTGAACTAAATTCGTAGTTTTTGTAGTCCATTCCTTTCCTTTTTATATCTTCTCCAACTTGCCATTGTCGTGAAGGTTGTTGCGACCTTGGAACACCAGCTAAATCCTTTGCTTGATTAAGCGCTTTCTTTCTATTAAGATTAGTCGCACCTTTAGGCACAACCTTACCAATATCACCCATCTCATCTTCTAATTTCTTAATTGCATTTTTAGCCAGCTTCTTTCCAAAGAATACAGGTCCCCCATATATTCTACCCATTCATAACCTGTTCCTTC
Protein-coding regions in this window:
- a CDS encoding HNH/endonuclease VII fold putative polymorphic toxin, which encodes MGRIYGGPVFFGKKLAKNAIKKLEDEMGDIGKVVPKGATNLNRKKALNQAKDLAGVPRSQQPSRQWQVGEDIKRKGMDYKNYEFSSNPTHHGRYYEYNTPQGKRVIAEHTNDGRVHTHAGRPNRQANQFNYDFKKERYDNIYGPNGDHDIYYK
- a CDS encoding helix-turn-helix domain-containing protein translates to MDFSKIGKEIYFLRKAIGMSQKELAEGICSQAQISKIEKGDVYPYAPTLYLIAQRLGVDVSYFFNIATTLNYHYVLEVESQLTVLRREEKYAEIQKLVQTEKKNPLYKTTPSYQQLLIWHDAIGLFNIAQKEEEAIALLDQAISLTSFTSKIMTEREMEILNTKCVFLLELEDYKQLAQQHQAIIQHLERVPNLTDKTLKTRIYFNCAKAKFKLGNHHDSIQLCHKAIQWCLSAYSLYLLPELHYLMGQNYNCLNDSYQAGNYLRKARDYFELLGRGGCKMMAERDLEHTGRKEQSGR
- a CDS encoding PqqD family protein encodes the protein MSSALTLQSIVDCSHLSIQPEGDEFSIGDSSIGEFLRVPEVAVDVVRLLDGKNTLLQVKEKIDRKYGEDVDVLDFVEMLKECDLIYKIDSEVLNDSFRKEVNPVLFKLGSLFFSKTANLLYVVSFAALILLLFLYPSLIPTFRDMFVFEPVGLSGLIFLVAGWGLTMIHEFAHLLAASKEKVHSKIRLNLRMIFLVAETDMTGLWGKPKKNRYVPFLAGMAWNTVIALVCFAVQLLSSSELVFSFARMIALIALYGFVWQFIIFLRTDIYYVISNWKNTSAMHEHSLMFLRKTVLRKEPAEWASLPLHEKNHAKWFGVLYIIGGFISVTLTLYIQVPALWYTLSYAIRSLSTYTYSSYYFWDSLMVVSVGAIELVIWLVGLNNARKERIAQRNNPANREQEAV
- a CDS encoding HesA/MoeB/ThiF family protein; translated protein: MNPAIKKTLLPIIQKEGCIEITLNYVATDIEDPDGGIYQLCRLLDGDHSIDEISSKLSLSKEEVADAVESLDSLGFVEYEYQPPHYTKTELERYRSNLNYFSGFSSLDVSKYEIQDRLRDKKAVVLGLGGGSLAASFLAGMGIGEIVGVDFDIVERSNLNRQCLYNEEDIGRLKTDAAREKVLKINPDISMTVQDLEISSYMDLLPILEGADVVINMIDQPAISSLRWVSAACVKLNIPYYSGGVNHQIVQLDRVIPANGDPCYDCLLIHTMSLHRDSVYRLKESYGKIFSNVNTGFGPNVSLLTGLMITDAAKLLTGISPVSKPMLTMDLSDLTLEQSEFGTGRLACCPTCSGSFEQLASFEELQKLAERELTEA